The following coding sequences lie in one Montipora foliosa isolate CH-2021 chromosome 11, ASM3666993v2, whole genome shotgun sequence genomic window:
- the LOC137975049 gene encoding flotillin-2-like, with product MGNCHMASDSEAVVVSGGCFIPKTQKYKAAAGKGNCLWAWAGLSKVERMNLDVLTYKHVFRDVKTAQMTSASVSVMFEVQVMQDLQHFARASDYFLGKSKEEIGAVVLNVLEAHLQDVYEQLALKAILEDVNHFSSRVQKAASRDMWDIGLLIHNLFILDVNREEMI from the exons ATGGGCAATTGCCATATGGCGAGTGACAGCGAGGCTGTCGTCGTTTCAG GAGGTTGCTTTATTCCCAAGACTCAAAAGTACAAAGCAGCTGCGGGCAAGGGGAATTGCCTGTGGGCCTGGGCAGGCCTTAGCAAAGTTGAAAG GATGAATCTGGATGTGTTGACATACAAGCATGTCTTCAGAGATGTCAAGACAGCTCAAATGACCAGTGCTTCTGTGTCTGTTATGTTTGAAGTACAAGTTATGCAGGATCTGCAACACTTTGCCAGAGCAAGTGATTACTTTCTGGGGAAATCAAAAGAAGAAATAGGAGCTGTTGTCCTAAATGTTTTGGAGGCACATCTGCAAGACGTTTATGAACAATTAGCGCTTAAAGCCATTTTAGAAG ACGTGAACCATTTTTCATCAAGAGTACAGAAAGCAGCATCACGTGACATGTGGGACATCGGATTGTTGATTCATAACTTGTTCATCCTAGATGTGAATCGAGAGGAGATGATTTGA